Within the Aeromicrobium sp. Root236 genome, the region CAACCGCCCGGTTGATCGACGCGATCGAAGTGGGCGATTGGCTGCTGCACCGCCGTCACATCACGGTTCTCGAGGTGTCGGAGCTCGCCCGGAGGGATGCATGGCGTCCTGGCGCGAGGCAGGTGCGCCGAGCTCTGCCGTACCTGGATGCTGCTGCCCGGTCCCTGAAGGAGTCGGAGACGCGCGCCCTGGTCGTCTTCTCAGGGCTCCCGGTGCCCGAGGTCAACGTGCCATTGATCATCGCCGGCGAACGCATCGGAGTCGTCGATCTGTTGATTCGCTGCGTCATGCTCGTGCTGGAGTACGAGGGACGGCAGCACGCCGAAAGCATCCGCCAGTTCAACCGAGACATCACGCGCTATGCCGCGTTCCGGCGCAACGACGTCGAGTACCTCCAGGTCACCAACGAGATGCTGGACCGCCCCAAGACGCTGGTCCAGCGCATTCACGCGCGGATGGTGGAGCTGGGGTACGCCGGCCCGCCGCCCGTGTTCGCCGATCGATGGGACGCCTTGTTCGCTGTGATCCCATCGAGCGGTGCGTCAGTCGCCCAACCGGAGCCCGGATGGGCGACTAACTCACCGCTGCGTCTAGCGATGGGCGACTAACTCACCGCTGCGTCTTCCGATGGGCGACTAGCTCACCGCCCCAGCGGCGATGGGTTACTTCTTGCCGCGGTTGGCGCGGTTGCGCTCGGTGGCGTCGAGGATGATCTTGCGGATGCGCACGGCGGTCGGGGTGACCTCGACGCACTCGTCCTCACGGCAGAACTCCAGCGACTGCTCGAGCGACAGCTTGCGCGGCGGCACGAGCTTCTCGAACTCGTCGGCGTTCGAGCGGACGTTGGTCTGCTTCTTCTCACGGACGATGTTGATGTCCATGTCGTCCGACCGCGAGTTCTCGCCGACGATCATGCCCTCGTAGACCTCGGTCGCGGGCTCGATGAACAGCGTGCCGCGCTCCTGGATGTTGGTCATCGCGTACGACGTCGCAGCCCCGGCGCGGTCCGACACGAGCGAGCCCGAGGGGCGCGTCGAGATCTCGCCGGCCCACGGCTCGTACTTCTCGAACGTCTGGTGCGCGATGCCGGTGCCACGGGTGTCGGTGAGGAACTCCGTGCGGAAGCCGATCAGGCCACGCGCCGGGACGATGAACTCCATGCGGACCCAGCCGGTGCCGTGGTTGATCATCTGCTCCATGCGGCCCTTGCGGACGGCGAGCAGCTGCGTGATCGCGCCGAGGTACTCCTCGGGGGCGTCGATCGTGAGGCGCTCCATCGGCTCGTGGATCTTGCCGTCGACCTCGCGGGTCACGACCTGCGGCTTGCCGACCGTGAGCTCGTAGCCCTCGCGACGCATCTGCTCGACCAGGATCGCCAGCGCGAGCTCGCCGCGGCCCTGGACCTCCCACGCGTCCGGGCGCTCGGTGTCGAGCACCTTGAGCGACACGTTGCCGATGAGCTCGCGGTCGAGGCGGTCCTTGACGAGCCGTGCGGTGACCTTGGTGCCCTTCTCGCGACCGGCGAGCGGCGACGTGTTGGTGCCGATCGTCATCGAGATGGCCGGCTGGTCGACCGTGATGAGCGGCAGCGCAACGGGGTTCTCGGGATCGGCCAGCGTCTCGCCGATCGTGATGTCGGGGATGCCTGCGATGGCGACGATGTCGCCGGGTCCGGCGCTCTCACCGGGTACGCGCTCGAGCTCCTTGGTGACGAGCAGCTCGGTGATCTTGACCCGCTCGGTCGTGCCGTCGTGCTTCATCCACGCGACCTGGGCGCCCTTCTTGAGGGTGCCCTCGAAGACGCGGACCAGTGCGAGCCGGCCGAGGAACGGCGAGGCGTCGAGGTTGGTGACGTGCGCCTGCAGCGGCGCGCCCTCGGTGTACTCCGGAGCCGGTACGGCGTCCATGATCGTCTGGAACAGCGGGATGAGGTTGTCGCTGTCGGGCATGCCGCCGTCCTCGGGCTGCGTCAGCGACGCCCGGCCCGCACGCGCGGAGGCGTAGACGACGGGGAAGTCGAGCGCGTCCTCGCTGGCGCCGTCCTCGAGCAGGTCGAGGAACAGCTCGTACGTCTCGTCGACGACCTCGGCGATGCGGGAGTCGGGGCGGTCGACCTTGTTGACGACCAGCACGACGGGCATGTGTGCGGCGAGGGCCTTGCGGAGCACGAAGCGGGTCTGGGGGAGCGGGCCCTCGGACGCGTCGACCAGCAGGATGACCGCGTCGACCATCGACAGGCCGCGCTCGACCTCGCCACCGAAGTCGGCGTGGCCAGGGGTGTCGATGATGTTGATCGTGACGCCGCCGTCGGGCGCACCGGGACCGTTGTAGCGGACCGCGGTGTTCTTGGCGAGGATCGTGATGCCCTTCTCGCGCTCGAGGTCGCCGGAGTCCATGGCGCGCTCGGCCAGCTGGTGGTGCTCGTCGTAGTGGCCCTGCTGCTGCAGCATGGCGTCGACCAGCGTGGTCTTTCCGTGGTCGACGTGGGCGACGATTGCGACGTTGCGCAGGTCGGAGCGTGTGGGCATGCGAAAAAAGTCCTATGCGTGGGGAATGCTCGAACACCTCGGAGCCTTGCCATTCTACGGGGGACGACCGCGTTGAGACGAATCGTGGTTACGCTCCGGTAGTTGATCGTTCACAAACACTTCATTTGATCAAAGGTTGCGTTTGCGTTAGGGTTTCTCGCGTGCCCACACCGGATGAGCTCTACGTCGCGCTCGAGGACTTCGTCATGCGTCTGATGACGCTGGCCGAGTCCGACGGCATGGACGCGATGGTCGAGCTCGACCTGTCGTTCTCACAGGCACGCATGTTGTTCCTGCTCGCCCACCAGGGTGAGCCCATGCCGATCCACGCGATCGCCACCAAGCTGGGCCTCTCCGACGCGGCGACCGGCCGCAACGTCGAGCAGTTGCTCAAGCTCGAGGTCGTGGAACGCCGGGAGAGTCCCGTCGACCGGCGAGTCAAGCTCGTCTCGCTCACCCCGGTCGGCGAGAAGCTCAGCACGCAACACATCGACTGCAAGCGAGAGTCGATCAAGGCCTTCACGGCGGACCTGCCCGAAGACCAGCGCGACAACCTGCATCGCGCGATCAGTGACATCCTCGCCGGCGACACCCTGCGCCGGCAGACCGACTAGGAGATTCGTATGACTTCCCCAACGGGACAGATCGACGACAGCGACAAGATCACCCCCGCGTTGCTCAAGATCGCGGGAGTGGTGGTGCTCGGCGCCATCATGTCGATCCTCGACGTCACGGTCGTCAACGTCGCTCTGCCGACGTTCCAGACCGAGCTGTCGGGCAGCGACGAGCCCCTGGCCTACTCGACAGTGGCCTGGACCGCGACGGCCTACATGCTCGCCCTCGCGGCGGTCATCCCGCTGACGGGGTGGGCCGCCGACCGGTTCGGCACCAAGCGCCTCTACATGACCGCGATCGCGTTGTTCACGATGGGCTCGCTGCTGTGCGCGACGGCGTGGAACATCGAGGCCCTCATCGGCTTCCGTGTCCTCCAGGGCCTCGGCGGCGGCATGCTGATGCCGCTCGGCATGACGATCATGACCAAGGCGGCGGGCCCGCACCGCATGGGCCGGCTCATGGCGATCCTCGGCATCCCGATGCTGCTCGGCCCGATCATGGGCCCGATCCTCGGTGGCGTCCTGATCGACGCCGCCTCGTGGCACTGGGTCTTCCTGATCAACCTGCCGATCGGCCTGGTCGGTCTGGTGTACGCCTGGCGGGTCCTGCCCAAGGACGCTCCTGAGCCGAGTGAGGCGCTCGACGTCGTCGGCATGATCCTGCTCTCGCCGGGCCTGGCGTCGTTGCTCTACGGCGTCTCGTCGATTCCCGAGCAGGGCACCGTCGCTGCCACCAAGGTGCTGCTGCCGGCCATCGTCGGCGTGCTCCTGATCGGGTCGTTCGTGTTCTGGTCGTTCAAGCCCAAGCACCCGTTGCTGGACCTGCGGCTGTTCAAGGATCGCAACCTCACGGTCTCGATCATCACGATGTTCCTGTTCGCCGGCGCGTTCTTCGGCGCGCTGCTCCTGGTGCCGACCTACTTCCAGCAGGTCGACGGCTACTCGGTCAAGAAGGCCGGTCTGCTCGTGGCCGCACAGGGCATCGGCGCCATGATCACGATGCCGGTCGCGGGTGCGCTCACCGACAAGATGCCGGTCGGCCGCATCGTCCCGTTCGGCTTCCTCGGCATCCTGATCGGCATGTTCGGACTGACCCAGAGCACCGACGTCGGCACGTCCGACTGGACGATCATGGGCTGGCTGTTCATCACCGGCCTCGGCATGGGCGCGACGATGATGCCGCTGTTCACGTCGGCGCTCAAGACGCTCAAGGCTGCTGACGTGGCCCGGGGCTCGACGCTGCTCAACGTGACGCAGCAGGTCGCGAGCGCGACCGGCATCGCGACGATCTCGGTCGTCCTGACCAACGCCATGAAGAGCGGCGACATCCTCGCCGGGTCCGACAAGCTCCCGGGCATCGACGGGGGGCTGACTGCGGCGCAGCTGGCCTCCAGCTCGCACACCGAGCGCGGTGCGAAGCTGAAGGACTTGCTGGACGTCTCGCAGGCGACGCTGGACAAGGGCTTCCACGACCTGGCCGACGCGTTCCAGTCGTCCTACTGGGTGGCTTTCGCCGTGCTCCTCGCGACGTTGATCCCGGTCTACTTCCTGCCGCGCAAGCGCGAGCCCGTGCACCTGCTCGACGACGAGGAAGGCGCAGCGCCGGTCATCATGCACTGACGCAGTTTGCGCTGGTTGAGCTTGTCGAAACCACGGACGGCCTCACCGGCACCCGGTGGGGCCGTTCGTCATTCCCGGTGCACCTTGTGGGCCGCCGCTTGGGCGATCGGCTTGAGCACCATGAGGTCGACGTTGACGTGCTGCGGCCGGGTCGCCACCCAGACGATCGCGTCGGCGATGTCCTCGGCGACGAGCGGCTCGCGGACGCCGGCGTAGATCGCGTCGGCCTTGGCCTGGTCGCCGCCGAACCGGTTGAGCGAGAACTCGTCGGTGCGCACCATGCCCGGGGCAATCTCGGTGACGCGTACGGGCTGGCCGTTGAGCTCGAGCCTCAGCGTCTCGGTCATGGCGGTGACACCGTGCTTCGCCGCGGTGTAGCCGCCACCGCCCTCGTACGTGATGTGGCCGGCCGTCGAGCCGAGGTTGATCAGGGTGCCGGCGCCGCTGGCGACGAGCGCGGGCAGCAGTGCGCGGGTCACCAGCAGCGTGCCGATGACGTTGACCTCGTACATGCGGCGCCAGTCGTCGGCGTTGCTGACGGCGACGTGGTCGGTGCCGACGGCACCACCGGCGTTGTTGAGCAGGAGGTCGAGCGTCGGCCCGACGGCCTCGGCGAGAGCGGCGACCTGCGCCTCATCGGTCACGTCGCACGTGATCGCGGTGCCGCCGATCTCGCCGGCGAGGGCCTCGATGCGCTCGGTGCGGCGGGCGACGCAGAAGACGTGGAATCCGGCCTGGGCAAGGGCGCGGGCGGTGGCGGCGCCGATGCCGCTGCTGGCCCCGGTGACGACGGCGTTGGGCATGGCGTCATCGTGCCAGACGGCCGCAGCCGTACGGGCTGGGCACCGGGTGAGACGATGGAGCCGAAAGGCGGCTGATCGATGCTCAAGCGGATCGCGATGCTCTCGGCGCACACGTCGCCACTCGAGCAGCCCGGCGACGGTGACGCCGGCGGCATGAACGTCTACGTCCTCGAGCTCTCCCGCCAGCTGGCATCCCGCGGCATCGAGGTCGAGATCTTCACCCGGGCCACCTCTCGCCACCAGCCCCAGCTCGTCGACCTTTCGACGAGCTCAAGGGGCAATGGCGGCATCCTCGTGCACCACGTCCCCGCCGGACCGTTCGAGGGCCTGCAGAAGAACGACCTGCCGTCGCAGCTGTGCTCGTTCGTCCGCGACGTCCTCCGGGCCGAGGTCGAGCGCGAGCCCGGGCACTTCGACCTCGTGCACTCGCACTACTGGCTGTCCGGCCAGGTCGGCACGGTCGCGCGCGAGCGCTGGAACGTGCCGCTGGTCCACACGATGCACACGATGGCAAAGGTCAAGAACGCCATGCTCGCCGACGGCGACGACGCGGAGCCGATCGGGCGCATCTACGGCGAGGAGGAGATCGTCCGGCTCGCCGACCGGCTCATCGCCAACACGATGGAGGAGCGCCGCGAGCTCATCGAGCTCTACGACGCGGAGCCCGAGCACGTCGCCGTGGTGCATCCCGGCGTCGACCTCGAGGTCTTCCGCGCCGGGCGCCAGGCCGAGGCGCGATCGCTCCTCGGCATCCCCGACGACGCAGCACTGCTGCTGTTCGCCGGCCGGATCCAGCCCCTCAAGGCGCCCGACGTCGTCCTCGAGGCGGCGGCCCGCATGCTGCACGACGACCCGGCCCTGCGCGAGCGCCTCGTCGTCGCGATCGTCGGCGGCGCGTCAGGGTCGGGCCTCGACCGGCCGACGGCGCTGACCGACCTCGCCGCTCGGTTGGGCATTCAGGACGTCGTCCGGTTCGTCCCCACGGTCGCGCAGCCGGAGCTCGCCGACTGGTATGCCGCGGCATCCGTTGTCTGCGTGCCGTCGCACAACGAGTCGTTCGGCCTCGTCGCGATCGAGGCCCAGGCGTGCGGCACGCCGGTCGTGGCGGCGCGCGTCGGCGGCCTGTCGACGGCGGTGTCGGACGGGGTCTCCGGCGTGCTCGTCGACGGCCACGACCCGCGTGACTACGCCGCGGCCCTGCACCCCCTGCTGACCGATCCCGAGCTGCGCGACGCGATGAGCCACAAGGCCGTACGCCACGCGGAGAGCTTCGGGTGGGACGTGACCGCGGACCGTACGCTCAAGGTCTATGCCGAGGCCATCGAGTGGCACCGCACGCACGTGGAGAAGAACGCATGACTGAGACACGCCAGACGATCATGGAGTCGCTCGAGGCGGCGGAGCTGGAGTTCACCGAGCACCGGCCCGGTGTCTTCGAGGTCACCCTGCCGGGGGAGCGCAAGCTGCAGACGACGTGCCGGCTCGAGATCGGCAAGCATGCGCTCGGCATCCACGCGTTCGTGTGCCGCAACCCCGACGAGAACCACGAGACCGTCTACAGGTGGCTGCTGGAGCGCAACCTCAAGATGTTCGGCGTCGCGTTCGCGGTCGACTCGGCCGGCGACATCTACCTCGACGGCCGGCTGCCGTTGCACGCTGTGACGACCGACGAGGTCGACCGCCTGCTCGGTGCCGTCCTGACGTACGCCGACGAGTCGTTCAACACGATTCTCGAGCTGGGCTTCGCATCCTCCATCCGCAAGGAGTGGGAGTGGCGCGAGTCGCGCGGCGAGTCGACCCGCAACCTCGAGGCGTTCAAGCACCTCAAGCCGTCGAGCTGATCACCGCGTCGATCCAGGCACCGAGCGCTGCAGCGCACAGCTCGGGCTGCTCGTGGTGCGGGTTGTGGCCCGCCCCGTCCGCCACGAGGTAGGTCGCGCGCGGATAGGACGGAGTCATCGCCAGCGCGTCGGCGAAGCCGACGACGGGGTCCTGACGGCCGAGGATGAACGTCACCGGCCGCTCGTACGTCGTGAACCGCGACTCGGGACGCACCGAGAGCTCGTAGGCCGCGGTGATGCGGCCGATGGCGCCGGCGTCGCCCAGGCGAGTGCCGGGCGCGACCTCGTCGAGGTAGAGCTGCCAGTGCTGCCTCGTCTGGCGGAACGTGAACTCCGCGAAGTCGCGCCGGTCGTCGTCGGTGCCTCCGTCGAGCGGCTCGACGTCGATCGGGACGAGAGCCGGGACGTCACGCCGCGCATGGTCGGCGATGATCAGCGGTGCGATGAGCGCCATGCCGGCGACCCGCGACGGCTCGCGCCCTGTCAGTGCACGGGCGATGCCGCCGCCGAACGAGTTGCCCACCACGGCGTACGGCTCATCGCCGAGCACGTCGTCGAGGAACGCCGCGACCCGGTCCACGACGTCGTCCGAGGACGAGATCCCGTCGCCGCTGCTCAGTCCGTGGGCCGGCAGGTCGAGGTGGAGCCGGCGGAGGCCGGGTCGTTCCGCGAGCACCGACTCGGTGAAACGGCTGATCAGGCGGCGATCGCCCATGAGTCCGTGCAGCATGACGACCGGCAGGCCGTCGCCGCGCTCGGTCCAGTCGATGCCGGTGGGTTCGTGTCGGGGCATGTGTCGAACCTAGACGGGCTGAGCCGCGCTTTCGGGATCGCGTAGCGTGGCGGGCGTGAAGGTCTTGGTCTTCGCCGACATCACGGACCCGTGGTCCTACATCGGTGCCACTCGCTTCGAGCGGGCTGCCGCGATGTTCTCGATCCTGACCGGCGAGCCCGTCGAGCTGACCTACCGGGCGTTCCAGCTCGACCCGGACGCGCCCAACGACGGCCGGCTCCTGATGGACGTCAATGCCGACGAGCTCGGTGGCGCAGACAAGGCCGAGCTCATCAACGTCCAGGTCACTGCCGCTGCCAAGATCACCGGCATCGACCTCAACTTCGACGAGGCCGTGCGCGCCAACTCGTTCGATGCCTGGCGGTTGCTGACCTGGGCCGACGAGGCCGGTCCCGGGTTCCAGCGCGACCTGCTGCACCAGCTGTGGCGGGCACACTTCCTCGAGGGTGCCGACATCGGCGACCCGTTCGCGCTCGCCACCCGGGCGGCGCTCGTCGGCCTCGAGCTCGAGACCGCCGAGGCGCTGCTCGCCAGCACCGAGTACGCCGACGAGGTCCGCACGCAGGTCTCGACGGGCGAGGCGATCGGGGTCACCCAGCTGCCGTACGTCGTGATCGAGCAGCAGTGGACGCTGTCGGGCATCCACTCGCAGAACGACTACGTGCAGGCGCTCCACCAGATCTACGGCGAGTGGAAGGCTGCTGAAGGTCCCGACGAGCCCCCCACCGACGAGCCCCCCGCCGGTTGAGCTTGTCGAAACCAATAGGCTCGTGGCCATGAGCACCCTGATCCTCCTGCGCCACGGTCACAGCGAGTGGAACGCCAAGAACCTGTTCACCGGCTGGGTCGACGTCGACCTCAACGAGCAGGGCCTCGCCGAGGCTTCCCGCGGCGCCGAGCTGCTGGCCGATGCCGGCCTTGCGCCCGACGTGCTGCACACCTCGCTGCTGCGACGCGCGATCCGTACGGCCGAGATCGTGCTCAACGGCATCGACCGGCACTGGATCCCCGTACGCCGCTCGTGGCGGCTCAACGAGCGTCACTACGGTGCGCTGCAGGGCAAGGACAAGAAGGAGACGCTCGAGGAGTTCGGCGAGGAGCAGTTCATGCTGTGGCGCCGCTCGTACGACGTCCCGCCGCCGGCGATCGAGGACGACTCGGAGTTCAGCCAGACCTCCGACGCCCGCTACGCCGGGCTGCCCGACGAGCTGCTGCCGCGCACCGAGGCGCTCGCCAACGTCATCGACCGGCTGCTGCCCTACTGGTACGACTCGATCGTCCCCGACCTGCTCGCCGACCGGGTCGTCCTCGTGACGGCGCACGGCAACTCGCTGCGCGCGCTCGTCAAGCACCTCGACGGGCTCAGCGAGGAGGCAGTCGTCGGCCTCAACATCCCCACGGGCATCCCGCTGGTCTACGAGCTCGACGACAACCTCAAGCCGACAGTCAAGGGCGGGGTCTACCTCGACCCCGACGCCGCAGCCGACGCGATCGCCGCAGTCGCCAACCAGGGTCGCTGAACCGGGCTCAGGTCTCGTACTTGTAGCCCAGACCCCGCACCGTGGTCAGGGTGATCGGGTTGGCCGGGTCCTTCTCGATCTTGGCGCGCAGTCGCTTGACGTGGACGTCGAGGGTCTTGGTGTCGCCCACGTAGTCCGCGCCCCACACCCGGTCGATCAGCTGACCGCGGGTCAGCACCCGGCCGGGGTTGCGCAGGAAGTACTCGAGCAGCTCGAACTCCTTGAGCGGGAACTTCGTCTCGAGCCCGTCGATCGTCACGAGGTGGCGGTCGACGTCCATGCGCACGCGGCCCTGCTCGAGCGACGCGTTGTCGTCGACCTCGTCGGTGAAGCCGCGACGCAGCACGGCACGGATGCGGGCGACGAGCTCACGGGGGGAGTAGGGCTTGGTGACGTAGTCGTCGGCGCCCAGCTCGAGCCCGACGACCTTGTCGACCTCGGTGTCCTTGGCGCTGACCATGATGATCGGCACCGACGAGATCTGCCGCAGGGCGCGGCACACCTCCGTGCCGGACAGCCCGGGCAGCATGAGGTCCAGCAGCACGATGTCCGCGCCGCCACGGTCGAACTCGGTCAGCGCGTCAGGCCCGGTCTCGGCGATCGCGACCTCGAACCCTTCCTTGCGCAGGACGTACGACAGCGCCTCGCTGTAGCTCGTCTCGTCCTCGACGACCAGTACCTTGGTCACGCGTTCTCCTCATCGATGTCATGGCTGTGTGCCGGCAGGACCAGCGTGAAGGACGACCCGAGTCCGGGCTCGCTCCACACCTCGACCGTGCCACCGTTGCTCGCGGCGACGTGCTTGACGATCGAGAGGCCGAGGCCTGTGCCGCCGGTGGTGCGGGCCCGCGCCGGGTCGACGCGGTAGAACCGCTCGAAGATCCGGTCGAGCTCCTCGCCGGGGATGCCGATGCCGTTGTCGGCCACGGTCAGGCGTACGTCCTCGCCGTCGAGCTGCGCGGTCACGGTGACGCGCGATCCCTCGGGGCTGTAGGTCACGGCGTTCTCGACCAGGTTGCTGACCGCCGCGTGGAGCTGGGCGCGGTCGCCGTGGACGTAGAGGTCGGGCTCGACGGAGGTGACGATCTCGATGCCCTTGTGCTCGGCGTCGGTCGCGGAGTGCTCGGTGGCCTCGGAGACGAGCTCGCCGATCTTGATCGTGGTGGCGTCGTCGCTCAGCATGTCGTTCTGCAGCCGTGACAGGTCGATGATCTGCTGCACCAGGCGGGTGAGCCGTTCGCTCTCGAGGTGCATGCGGCTGGAGAAGCGGACGACCGCCTCGGGATCGTCCTTGGCCTCGCCGACCGCCTCGGCGAGCAGGTTGAGCGCGCCGACCGGCGTCTTGAGCTCGTGGCTGACGTTGGCGACGAAGTCGCGGCGGATCGACTCGACCCGCTGCTCGCGCGTACGGTCGTCGGCCAGCACCAGGATCAACCGGGAGGTCAGCGGTGCGACGCGGGCGTGCACGTACGACGTGGTGCCGCGGCGCGGCTGCAGCGAGAAGTCGGCCTCACGGACCTGGCCGTCGCGGCGTACCTGCCGGACCAACGTCATGAGCTCCTCGGGCTCGAGCCGGTCCTCGTGGACGATGCCCATGGCGAACGCCGGGGCCGACGCCTTGACGACGGTGTCGGAGGAGTCGATCAGGACGGCGGAGGAGGAGATGACCGACAGCACCTGGTCGGCGCCGGGCGGCACCAGCGGGGTCGGCTCGGGCACAGCGGCCTCGCGGCGCTCGCTGAAGCGCCACAAGTAGGTGATCATCGCGCCGACGGCGGCGCCGATCGCCCCCGCGATCAACAATCCTGCACTGGTGTCCACAGGATTGATCGTAGAGGGCATTTCCGCCCCGACCGGCACTCTGACCCCTGCAGCGACAGGCCTTTCGGTTGCTGTTCACACCGCGTTCACCGGAGGTCGCCGTCCGTTCATCCCGGCTGCCTACGGTCTAAGACATGCGCGATCAGTATTACGAACAGCTCGATGCCATCGTCGACGACCTGGTGAACCTGACCGGGACCGTACGCCGTGCCGTGGCCGACGCGACTAAGGCCCTGCTCGAAGCAGACGCCCAGATCGCGGAGTCCGTCATCGCCGGCGACAAGGACATCGACGAGGCCACCGAGATCATCGAGGAGCGCGCACTGCTGCTGCTCGCCACGCAGCAGCCAGTCGCCACCGACCTCCGGCAGCTCGTCGCGACGCTGCGCATGCTGACGGACCTCCAGCGGATGGGTGACCTGTCGGTGCACGTGGCCAAGGTGGCCCGGCGCCGGATGCCCGACTCCGCGGTGCCCGAGCACCTGCACCCCACCATCACCGCGATGGCGACGGTCGCCGACTCGATGATCGACTCAGCCTCGCGCATCGTCGCGGACCGCAACGTCGACGCCGCCGGCCAGCTCGAGAACGAGGACGACGAGATGGACCGGCTCCGCAAGGACCTGCTCCGCTCGCTGCTCGGCGACTCCTGGACGTACGGGGTCGAGCCGGCCGTCGACCTGGCGCTGCTGGGCCGCTACTACGAGCGCATCGGCGACCACGCGGTCTCGATGGCCCGCCGCGTCGTCTATCTCGTCACCGGCCAGCTGACCTGAGGTCTCAGCCGGCGACGACCTTGAACGGCACGATCACGTCGCCTGACGGAGCTGTTCTGCTGG harbors:
- the typA gene encoding translational GTPase TypA, translating into MPTRSDLRNVAIVAHVDHGKTTLVDAMLQQQGHYDEHHQLAERAMDSGDLEREKGITILAKNTAVRYNGPGAPDGGVTINIIDTPGHADFGGEVERGLSMVDAVILLVDASEGPLPQTRFVLRKALAAHMPVVLVVNKVDRPDSRIAEVVDETYELFLDLLEDGASEDALDFPVVYASARAGRASLTQPEDGGMPDSDNLIPLFQTIMDAVPAPEYTEGAPLQAHVTNLDASPFLGRLALVRVFEGTLKKGAQVAWMKHDGTTERVKITELLVTKELERVPGESAGPGDIVAIAGIPDITIGETLADPENPVALPLITVDQPAISMTIGTNTSPLAGREKGTKVTARLVKDRLDRELIGNVSLKVLDTERPDAWEVQGRGELALAILVEQMRREGYELTVGKPQVVTREVDGKIHEPMERLTIDAPEEYLGAITQLLAVRKGRMEQMINHGTGWVRMEFIVPARGLIGFRTEFLTDTRGTGIAHQTFEKYEPWAGEISTRPSGSLVSDRAGAATSYAMTNIQERGTLFIEPATEVYEGMIVGENSRSDDMDINIVREKKQTNVRSNADEFEKLVPPRKLSLEQSLEFCREDECVEVTPTAVRIRKIILDATERNRANRGKK
- a CDS encoding MarR family winged helix-turn-helix transcriptional regulator — translated: MPTPDELYVALEDFVMRLMTLAESDGMDAMVELDLSFSQARMLFLLAHQGEPMPIHAIATKLGLSDAATGRNVEQLLKLEVVERRESPVDRRVKLVSLTPVGEKLSTQHIDCKRESIKAFTADLPEDQRDNLHRAISDILAGDTLRRQTD
- a CDS encoding DHA2 family efflux MFS transporter permease subunit; amino-acid sequence: MTSPTGQIDDSDKITPALLKIAGVVVLGAIMSILDVTVVNVALPTFQTELSGSDEPLAYSTVAWTATAYMLALAAVIPLTGWAADRFGTKRLYMTAIALFTMGSLLCATAWNIEALIGFRVLQGLGGGMLMPLGMTIMTKAAGPHRMGRLMAILGIPMLLGPIMGPILGGVLIDAASWHWVFLINLPIGLVGLVYAWRVLPKDAPEPSEALDVVGMILLSPGLASLLYGVSSIPEQGTVAATKVLLPAIVGVLLIGSFVFWSFKPKHPLLDLRLFKDRNLTVSIITMFLFAGAFFGALLLVPTYFQQVDGYSVKKAGLLVAAQGIGAMITMPVAGALTDKMPVGRIVPFGFLGILIGMFGLTQSTDVGTSDWTIMGWLFITGLGMGATMMPLFTSALKTLKAADVARGSTLLNVTQQVASATGIATISVVLTNAMKSGDILAGSDKLPGIDGGLTAAQLASSSHTERGAKLKDLLDVSQATLDKGFHDLADAFQSSYWVAFAVLLATLIPVYFLPRKREPVHLLDDEEGAAPVIMH
- a CDS encoding SDR family NAD(P)-dependent oxidoreductase, which gives rise to MPNAVVTGASSGIGAATARALAQAGFHVFCVARRTERIEALAGEIGGTAITCDVTDEAQVAALAEAVGPTLDLLLNNAGGAVGTDHVAVSNADDWRRMYEVNVIGTLLVTRALLPALVASGAGTLINLGSTAGHITYEGGGGYTAAKHGVTAMTETLRLELNGQPVRVTEIAPGMVRTDEFSLNRFGGDQAKADAIYAGVREPLVAEDIADAIVWVATRPQHVNVDLMVLKPIAQAAAHKVHRE
- the mshA gene encoding D-inositol-3-phosphate glycosyltransferase, producing the protein MLKRIAMLSAHTSPLEQPGDGDAGGMNVYVLELSRQLASRGIEVEIFTRATSRHQPQLVDLSTSSRGNGGILVHHVPAGPFEGLQKNDLPSQLCSFVRDVLRAEVEREPGHFDLVHSHYWLSGQVGTVARERWNVPLVHTMHTMAKVKNAMLADGDDAEPIGRIYGEEEIVRLADRLIANTMEERRELIELYDAEPEHVAVVHPGVDLEVFRAGRQAEARSLLGIPDDAALLLFAGRIQPLKAPDVVLEAAARMLHDDPALRERLVVAIVGGASGSGLDRPTALTDLAARLGIQDVVRFVPTVAQPELADWYAAASVVCVPSHNESFGLVAIEAQACGTPVVAARVGGLSTAVSDGVSGVLVDGHDPRDYAAALHPLLTDPELRDAMSHKAVRHAESFGWDVTADRTLKVYAEAIEWHRTHVEKNA
- a CDS encoding YbjN domain-containing protein; translated protein: MTETRQTIMESLEAAELEFTEHRPGVFEVTLPGERKLQTTCRLEIGKHALGIHAFVCRNPDENHETVYRWLLERNLKMFGVAFAVDSAGDIYLDGRLPLHAVTTDEVDRLLGAVLTYADESFNTILELGFASSIRKEWEWRESRGESTRNLEAFKHLKPSS
- a CDS encoding alpha/beta fold hydrolase; this encodes MPRHEPTGIDWTERGDGLPVVMLHGLMGDRRLISRFTESVLAERPGLRRLHLDLPAHGLSSGDGISSSDDVVDRVAAFLDDVLGDEPYAVVGNSFGGGIARALTGREPSRVAGMALIAPLIIADHARRDVPALVPIDVEPLDGGTDDDRRDFAEFTFRQTRQHWQLYLDEVAPGTRLGDAGAIGRITAAYELSVRPESRFTTYERPVTFILGRQDPVVGFADALAMTPSYPRATYLVADGAGHNPHHEQPELCAAALGAWIDAVISSTA
- a CDS encoding DsbA family protein; this encodes MKVLVFADITDPWSYIGATRFERAAAMFSILTGEPVELTYRAFQLDPDAPNDGRLLMDVNADELGGADKAELINVQVTAAAKITGIDLNFDEAVRANSFDAWRLLTWADEAGPGFQRDLLHQLWRAHFLEGADIGDPFALATRAALVGLELETAEALLASTEYADEVRTQVSTGEAIGVTQLPYVVIEQQWTLSGIHSQNDYVQALHQIYGEWKAAEGPDEPPTDEPPAG
- a CDS encoding phosphoglyceromutase codes for the protein MSTLILLRHGHSEWNAKNLFTGWVDVDLNEQGLAEASRGAELLADAGLAPDVLHTSLLRRAIRTAEIVLNGIDRHWIPVRRSWRLNERHYGALQGKDKKETLEEFGEEQFMLWRRSYDVPPPAIEDDSEFSQTSDARYAGLPDELLPRTEALANVIDRLLPYWYDSIVPDLLADRVVLVTAHGNSLRALVKHLDGLSEEAVVGLNIPTGIPLVYELDDNLKPTVKGGVYLDPDAAADAIAAVANQGR